A genomic segment from Pararge aegeria chromosome 15, ilParAegt1.1, whole genome shotgun sequence encodes:
- the LOC120630061 gene encoding phosphatidylethanolamine-binding protein 4-like — MLYFLIALEIINRVYGVTPQCATVDVKTLMEGCDRLLGLNITSIGGTMVNDHNCDVLLPKQVFLEEPLFQYPLADSKKFYTIFMLDPDAPPRIEGEFFLHMLKSNIPGLALKAKETSKTVGIDYRGYKPPTPPRDTGAHRYVSLLYEQSDGNNFLPNVPSSRNRFHLANWLRGKSLCGPVAATQFRVQF; from the exons atgttgtattttttaatagcattggaaataataaatagggTGTATGGTGTAACACCACAATGTGCAACAGTTGATGTGAAAACATTAATGGAAGGTTGCGATCGTTTACTAGGATTAAATATTACGAGTATAGGGGGTACAATGGTTAACGATCATAATTGCGACGTGCTATTGCCTAAGCAAGTCTTCTTAGAAGAACCACTCTTTCAATATCCTCTCGCTGATTCG AAAAAGTTTTACACCATTTTTATGTTGGATCCAGACGCTCCACCGAGGATTGAAGGAGAGTTTTTTTTGCACATGCTCAAGTCAAATATACCT ggtTTAGCACTTAAAGCTAAGGAGACCAGTAAAACCGTGGGTATCGACTACAGAG GTTACAAGCCTCCAACGCCACCTCGCGACACAGGCGCACACCGCTACGTGAGTTTGCTGTACGAGCAATCAGACGGAAACAACTTTTTACCCAACGTACCTTCTTCCCGCAACCGGTTCCATCTAGCAAACTGGCTTCGGGGCAAGAGCCTTTGCGGACCTGTCGCAGCTACACAATTC